In Piliocolobus tephrosceles isolate RC106 chromosome 6, ASM277652v3, whole genome shotgun sequence, the following are encoded in one genomic region:
- the LOC113219742 gene encoding histone H3.3-like, with protein MAGTKQTARKSTGGKAPRKQLATKAARKSAPSTGGVKKPHRYRPGTVALREIRRYQKSTELLIRKLPFQPLVREIAQDFKTDLRFQSAAMGALQEASEAYLVGLFEDTNLCAIHAKRVTIMPKDIQLAHRIRGERA; from the coding sequence ATGGCTGGTACAAAGCAGACTGCCCGCAAATCGACCGGTGGTAAAGCACCCAGGAAGCAACTGGCTACAAAAGCCGCTCGCAAGAGTGCGCCCTCTACTGGAGGGGTGAAGAAACCTCATCGCTACAGGCCTGGTACTGTGGCGCTCCGTGAAATTAGACGTTATCAGAAGTCCACTGAACTTCTGATTCGCAAACTTCCCTTCCAGCCTCTGGTGCGAGAAATTGCTCAGGACTTTAAAACAGATCTGCGCTTCCAGAGCGCAGCTATGGGTGCTTTGCAGGAGGCAAGTGAGGCCTATCTGGTTGGCCTTTTTGAAGACACCAACCTGTGTGCTATCCATGCCAAACGTGTAACAATTATGCCAAAAGACATCCAGCTAGCACACCGCATACGTGGAGAACGTGCTTAA